Proteins encoded within one genomic window of Clupea harengus chromosome 10, Ch_v2.0.2, whole genome shotgun sequence:
- the LOC105908716 gene encoding UBX domain-containing protein 6, whose product MKKFLDDIKKDVKFKTAGPGKKLTEDSSSRPHVVQSSSKQQQHRSRPTEGAQRAGAAALARIDQHQKPKGYTSQDVIRNQVKRELEAEAEATAATHESCTVPVKDAVSHSVPGIYFTCPLTGSMLTKIEREPCIKEAILMKFAEDPVEASIMMIHTFNKDQEKVKGAVDIISKYIDNICKNPTEEKYRKIKVSNKIFQERVSCVEGCLEYLQALGFERTMLPIDGQDDGEEFLRLAEQDVSSLEQLEEKRDQLKKGEPVRAQLDRQPQAFRPSSNATHFDLPIDFYNLTLEDLKREQQLKSEIVERNAMLRTKAMREREEQRERRKYNYTLLRVRLPDGVLLQGTFLARERVAALYQFVRQSLVDGWQPFELVVPGGRKLKEDEDVPLNECNLVPSAVVTLSWDEAVLADIAAAGRQRTSVLNPDLLENIQTLS is encoded by the exons CTCTAGACCCCACGTGGTGCAGAGCAGttccaagcagcagcagcaccgttCACGGCCCACCGAGGGGGCACAGAGAGCTGGAGCTGCAGCGCTGGCCAGAATAGATCAACACCAGAAGCCAAAGGGATACACATCGCAGGATGTCATTCGAAATCAGG TCAAGCGAGAGttggaggcagaggcagaggctacAGCAGCTACTCATGAG AGCTGTACAGTTCCAGTCAAAGATgctgtctctcattctgttcCTGGGATTTATTTCACATGCCCTCTCACTGGGTCCATGCTAACCAAGATCGAAAGAGAGCCTTGCATTAAAGAAGCTATTCTCATG AAATTCGCAGAGGATCCAGTTGAAGCTTCCATCATGATGATTCACACTTTCAACAAAGACCAGGAGAAGGTCAAAGGAGCCGTGGACATCATCAGCAA GTACATTGACAACATCTGTAAGAATCCTACAGAGGAGAAATACAGGAAGATCAAAGTTAGCAACAAGATCTTTCAG GAGAGAGTTAGCTGTGTAGAGGGTTGTCTGGAGTACCTCCAGGCATTGGGCTTTGAGAGAACCATGCTACCAATAGATGGACAAG ACGACGGTGAGGAGTTCCTGCGGCTGGCCGAGCAGGATGTCAGCTCCctggagcagctggaggagaagagggaccAGCTGAAGAAAGGAGAGCCAGTCAGGGCTCAACTCGACCGCCAGCCGCAGGCCTTCAGACCGTCTTCCAATGCTACACACTTTGATCTGCCCATAGACTTTTATAACCTGACACTAGAGGACCTTAAAAGAGAGCAGCAACTCAa GAGCGAGATTGTGGAGAGGAATGCCATGTTACGAACAAAAGCCATGcgtgagagggaggagcagagagagagaaggaaatacaACTATACCCTTCTAAGAGTGCGGCTGCCAGATGGAGTTCTTCTACAGG GTACCTTCCTGGCTCGAGAAAGGGTTGCTGCACTTTACCAGTTTGTGCGGCAGTCGCTGGTGGACGGCTGGCAGCCGTTTGAGCTGGTGGTTCCTGGTGGGCGGAAGTTGAAGGAAGATGAGGACGTACCACTCAATGAGTGTAATCTG GTCCCTTCAGCTGTGGTGACTCTTTCATGGGATGAGGCGGTGTTGGCAGACATTGCAGCTGCTGGAAGACAGAGAACATCTGTACTGAATCCAGATCTGCTTGAAAACATCCAGACCCTCAGCTGA